One genomic region from Phycisphaerae bacterium encodes:
- a CDS encoding elongation factor G: MSDSPLSRLRNVGISAHIDSGKTTLTERILFYAGRIHSIKEVKGEGATMDHMELEKERGITITSAATQVEWNETKINIIDTPGHVDFTVEVERSLRVLDGAIMVLCGVAGVQSQSITVDRQMKRYGVPRISFINKLDRAGADPVNVIKGIEQKLGLTTIQIQLPIGLGDQLEGVVDLIKMKAAYFDGEKGERVRWEEIPANMADEARNARTGMLDALSLYDDELLAMMLEEKPVPDDFIHNILRRGTIANEFTPVLMGSAYRNKGIQLLLDAMVRYLPSPLDREVYALDLSNGEAETVLESNPDAATVALAFKLVDESFGQLTYMRIYQGRITRGDKYVNTRTTKNARFGRILRMHANDREDVDSASTGDIVAVVGIDCISGDTFCSEGTNLSMESMHIMDPVISLAVAPKKTADRDKLSKALSRFSKEDPTFHVSTDHETGQTIISGMGELHLDVYCERIRREYKVELEVGQPRVSYREAPSKVVEYNYKHKKQTGGSGQFAHIVGKLEPLPEGSEKNYEFENKVFGGRIPTEYIPSVDKGFQSVLAKGPVAGYEIIGVKMILEDGSSHAVDSSDMAFQICARDAFKETFLRSSPIILEPIMKVVVETPNEFQGSIIGDLSSRRGLVQNTETMGPITVVTALVPLAKMFGYATDVRSMSQGKAGFSMEFDSYKRTPKVVQDEIIAAAKEAAQKK; this comes from the coding sequence ATGAGCGATTCACCCCTGAGCCGCCTTCGAAACGTCGGCATTTCCGCCCACATTGACTCCGGCAAGACCACGCTGACCGAGCGAATCTTGTTCTATGCGGGCCGCATTCACTCCATCAAGGAAGTGAAGGGTGAAGGCGCGACCATGGACCATATGGAACTCGAGAAGGAACGCGGCATCACCATCACCTCCGCGGCCACCCAGGTCGAGTGGAACGAAACGAAAATCAACATCATCGACACCCCCGGGCACGTCGATTTCACCGTTGAGGTCGAGCGATCTCTCCGCGTGCTCGACGGCGCGATCATGGTGCTTTGCGGCGTGGCCGGCGTGCAGTCACAGTCCATCACCGTTGACCGCCAGATGAAGCGCTACGGTGTTCCCCGAATCAGCTTCATCAACAAGCTCGACCGAGCCGGCGCGGATCCGGTCAACGTCATCAAGGGGATAGAGCAGAAGCTCGGACTCACCACGATCCAGATCCAGCTCCCGATCGGACTGGGCGATCAGTTGGAGGGCGTCGTCGATCTCATCAAGATGAAGGCCGCCTACTTCGACGGCGAGAAGGGCGAACGCGTGCGCTGGGAAGAGATTCCCGCGAACATGGCGGACGAAGCCCGGAACGCTCGAACCGGCATGCTCGATGCCCTCTCGCTCTATGACGACGAACTCCTCGCCATGATGCTTGAGGAGAAGCCCGTCCCCGACGATTTCATTCACAACATCCTCCGGCGGGGCACCATCGCAAACGAATTTACGCCGGTCCTGATGGGCTCGGCCTATCGCAACAAGGGCATCCAACTCCTGCTCGATGCGATGGTTCGGTACCTCCCCTCGCCGCTGGACCGCGAGGTGTACGCCCTCGACCTGTCGAACGGCGAGGCTGAAACCGTGCTCGAATCCAATCCGGATGCCGCCACCGTCGCGCTGGCATTCAAGCTGGTTGACGAGTCATTCGGCCAGTTGACCTACATGCGAATCTACCAGGGCAGGATCACGCGCGGCGACAAATACGTGAACACCCGCACGACGAAAAATGCCCGATTCGGGCGAATTCTGCGAATGCATGCGAACGATCGCGAGGATGTCGACTCGGCATCCACGGGTGACATCGTGGCCGTCGTCGGCATCGACTGCATCTCGGGCGACACGTTCTGCTCCGAGGGAACGAATCTCTCGATGGAATCCATGCACATCATGGATCCCGTGATCTCATTGGCCGTCGCACCGAAGAAGACGGCGGACCGCGACAAGCTCTCCAAAGCGCTTTCGCGGTTTTCGAAGGAAGACCCGACCTTCCACGTTTCGACCGATCATGAAACGGGACAGACGATCATCTCAGGCATGGGCGAGCTTCACCTCGACGTCTATTGCGAGCGCATTCGCCGCGAATACAAGGTCGAACTCGAAGTCGGACAGCCGCGCGTCAGCTACCGCGAGGCGCCTTCCAAGGTTGTCGAATACAACTACAAGCACAAGAAGCAGACCGGCGGTTCGGGCCAGTTCGCCCACATCGTCGGAAAACTCGAGCCGCTCCCCGAGGGCAGCGAAAAGAACTACGAATTCGAAAACAAGGTCTTCGGCGGCCGCATCCCGACTGAATACATCCCGTCGGTCGACAAGGGCTTCCAGTCCGTGCTTGCGAAGGGACCGGTCGCCGGTTACGAGATCATCGGCGTCAAGATGATCCTGGAAGACGGATCGAGCCACGCGGTGGACTCCTCCGACATGGCGTTCCAGATCTGTGCGCGGGACGCCTTCAAGGAAACGTTCCTGCGAAGCAGCCCGATCATTCTTGAACCGATCATGAAGGTCGTCGTCGAAACGCCCAACGAATTTCAGGGCTCCATCATCGGCGACCTGTCGTCGCGCCGCGGACTCGTCCAGAACACCGAGACCATGGGGCCGATCACGGTCGTCACCGCGCTCGTCCCGCTGGCGAAGATGTTCGGCTATGCGACGGACGTGCGATCCATGTCGCAAGGCAAGGCTGGCTTCAGCATGGAATTCGATTCATACAAGCGAACTCCCAAAGTCGTACAGGACGAGATCATCGCGGCGGCGAAAGAGGCTGCCCAGAAGAAGTGA
- a CDS encoding DUF58 domain-containing protein yields MARSFTWLPGKRHLSPIGIRPTLGGIWFIFGISVIGLAAMDADVNLLLAIFGCCIGALIINILHGWRTLPMLTVRRIVPETAVAGQPFVIRYAVTNRSRLAVARNIHLTDVLPRRSPLSQPEVFIESLPPGETVTLSTTVAAVSRGRLTFNAMIVSSRFPMHLFVKWVRREMAQEVIVFPPLGQMTGEIKIAARATENAGLGGNYGWSQGDEEFYGVREYREGDNPRRIHWRRSARTGQLMIREMAQPRSFQLWCVVNSLTRPHDADQAMRLDCAISAAATFVCETLERGARIGLICNGDPFVVLPPGTGRAFRPRLLTELAIRGLNTEDELASQIHRLSWPARWHCPCFVFGANHDEDMRAAARALTRTIGPATIFVPGTPAFDNLFEWPYRPDYNALRSLNLQKSPAEVRKGVGRRVRRTPLEGVAR; encoded by the coding sequence ATGGCCCGAAGTTTCACCTGGCTCCCAGGAAAACGACACCTCTCCCCCATCGGCATTCGCCCGACGCTCGGAGGCATCTGGTTCATTTTCGGCATCAGCGTCATTGGTCTGGCCGCCATGGATGCCGACGTCAATCTCCTGCTCGCCATCTTCGGCTGCTGCATCGGCGCGCTCATCATCAACATTCTCCACGGCTGGCGGACTCTGCCGATGCTCACCGTCCGGCGAATCGTCCCGGAGACGGCCGTTGCCGGGCAACCGTTCGTCATTCGATATGCCGTCACAAATCGGAGCCGACTGGCCGTCGCGAGAAACATTCACTTAACGGACGTGCTCCCGCGGCGCAGTCCGCTGTCTCAACCCGAGGTCTTTATCGAGTCGCTACCGCCCGGCGAGACCGTCACGCTTTCGACAACCGTCGCCGCCGTCAGCCGGGGACGCCTCACCTTCAACGCGATGATCGTTTCATCCCGTTTTCCGATGCATCTCTTCGTCAAGTGGGTCCGGCGGGAAATGGCGCAGGAGGTCATTGTCTTTCCGCCGCTCGGACAAATGACCGGCGAAATCAAAATCGCCGCCCGCGCAACCGAAAACGCCGGACTCGGTGGCAACTATGGCTGGTCTCAAGGCGATGAGGAATTCTACGGCGTTCGCGAATATCGCGAAGGCGACAATCCCCGCCGCATCCATTGGCGTCGCAGCGCCCGCACGGGCCAACTGATGATTCGCGAGATGGCGCAGCCCCGCAGCTTTCAACTCTGGTGCGTCGTCAACAGTCTCACCCGTCCCCACGATGCGGACCAGGCGATGCGCCTCGACTGCGCGATCAGCGCCGCGGCCACATTCGTGTGTGAAACTCTCGAACGCGGTGCCCGCATCGGACTGATATGCAACGGCGACCCCTTCGTCGTTCTTCCACCCGGAACAGGTCGCGCTTTTCGGCCCCGCCTGCTGACCGAGCTGGCGATCCGCGGCCTTAACACGGAAGACGAACTGGCATCCCAGATTCACCGGCTCAGTTGGCCGGCCCGATGGCACTGCCCGTGCTTTGTCTTCGGGGCCAATCACGATGAAGACATGCGGGCGGCGGCCCGGGCCCTGACACGCACAATCGGCCCGGCGACCATCTTCGTTCCCGGCACGCCTGCCTTCGACAATCTCTTTGAGTGGCCCTATCGGCCCGATTACAACGCACTTCGATCGCTCAACCTTCAGAAGAGCCCGGCCGAAGTTCGAAAAGGCGTCGGTCGGCGAGTGCGGCGCACTCCGCTGGAAGGAGTCGCGCGATGA
- a CDS encoding elongation factor G yields the protein MPSYTTQDIRNIAVVGHGGAGKTSLCEAFLHSTGVTNRLGSVSAKSSYLDLDEEEKESGHSIDSHVIHVNANNRLLNIIDTPGAPDFIGPAVAALAAVETALVVVNAAGGIQVNTRRMRDNAKQFGLARVIVVNHIDAENADLPGLVNMLRKSFGDVLSPVNLPSGGGKAVVDCLANEGGETDFLSVSEAHTNIIERVSECDEALMSKYLEEGTLSVEEVRANFVRALAAGTIVPILFTNALKDVGIKELLAFLAECCPSPLEGKQRVIVNGDKETPISVNGPFVGQVFKVAIDHKTHIKYPFVRALGGTLKPDGQLVVAGDRKGNRPGHIMKFQGGDHKDIDAAIAGDIFAVAKLELHVGQTVYADAGDGLVPLPKMPTPMYSLAVNAKSRGDEAKIGDAVRRFTDTDPCFKVVHDPQTHEMVISGTGDQHLRMILTKMHKQFKLDVETKPPKIPYRETITAKADGHYRHKKQTGGAGQFGEVYLSVEPLSRGSEPTLSWNWDIFGGTIPINFEPAVKKGVMELLTEGALAGFPLQDIKVSITDGKHHPVDSKEVAFKIAGKLAFKDAILKAKPVLLEPIVNVEVTVPASNVGDITGDLAQRRGRPTGQEMLPGDLALISAEVPLAKLSDYHSRLSSITGGKGSYSMEFSHYENVPSMEAQAVISKYQPKQTEEE from the coding sequence ATGCCCAGTTATACCACGCAGGACATCCGTAACATCGCTGTCGTCGGTCACGGTGGCGCGGGCAAGACCTCGTTGTGCGAGGCATTTCTGCACTCGACGGGAGTGACAAACCGGCTTGGCAGCGTGTCGGCGAAGTCGAGCTATCTTGACCTCGACGAAGAAGAGAAGGAGTCCGGGCATTCGATTGATTCGCACGTGATTCATGTCAACGCGAACAACCGCTTGTTGAACATCATCGACACTCCCGGCGCGCCGGACTTCATCGGTCCGGCCGTGGCGGCGCTGGCGGCGGTGGAGACGGCGCTGGTTGTTGTGAACGCGGCGGGCGGCATTCAGGTTAACACGCGCCGCATGCGGGACAACGCGAAGCAGTTCGGTCTTGCGCGTGTGATCGTCGTGAACCATATCGACGCGGAGAATGCGGATCTTCCGGGACTGGTGAACATGCTGCGGAAGAGCTTCGGCGATGTCCTGTCGCCGGTGAATCTGCCGTCCGGGGGCGGCAAGGCCGTGGTGGATTGTCTGGCCAATGAAGGCGGCGAGACAGACTTTCTGAGCGTGTCCGAAGCTCACACCAACATCATCGAGCGGGTGTCGGAGTGTGACGAGGCGTTGATGTCGAAGTATCTGGAAGAGGGCACGCTTTCGGTCGAAGAGGTTCGAGCGAATTTCGTACGGGCCCTTGCGGCCGGCACGATCGTGCCGATCCTGTTCACGAATGCACTGAAGGATGTCGGCATAAAGGAATTGCTGGCGTTTCTTGCGGAGTGCTGTCCTTCGCCGCTGGAAGGTAAGCAGCGCGTGATTGTAAACGGCGACAAGGAAACGCCGATTTCGGTGAATGGTCCATTTGTCGGGCAGGTTTTCAAGGTGGCGATCGACCACAAGACGCATATCAAGTATCCGTTTGTCCGCGCATTGGGCGGCACGCTGAAGCCGGACGGGCAACTGGTCGTCGCCGGAGATCGCAAGGGTAATCGTCCCGGTCACATCATGAAGTTCCAAGGCGGCGACCACAAGGACATCGATGCGGCGATCGCCGGTGATATCTTCGCCGTGGCCAAGCTGGAACTGCACGTGGGCCAGACCGTGTACGCGGATGCGGGTGACGGCCTCGTGCCGCTCCCGAAGATGCCGACGCCGATGTATTCGCTGGCTGTCAATGCGAAGTCACGCGGCGACGAGGCGAAGATCGGCGATGCCGTTCGCCGGTTCACGGACACCGATCCGTGCTTCAAAGTGGTACACGATCCGCAGACTCACGAGATGGTCATCAGCGGCACGGGCGATCAGCATCTTCGAATGATTCTTACGAAGATGCACAAGCAATTCAAACTGGATGTCGAGACCAAGCCGCCGAAGATTCCCTATCGCGAGACGATCACTGCGAAGGCTGACGGCCATTATCGTCACAAGAAGCAGACGGGCGGCGCGGGGCAGTTTGGCGAGGTGTATCTGTCGGTCGAGCCGCTGTCGCGCGGGAGTGAACCGACTCTCAGCTGGAACTGGGACATCTTCGGTGGAACGATTCCGATCAACTTCGAGCCCGCGGTGAAGAAAGGCGTGATGGAGTTGCTTACCGAAGGCGCGCTGGCGGGCTTTCCGCTTCAGGACATTAAGGTGTCGATCACCGACGGCAAGCATCATCCGGTGGATTCGAAGGAAGTGGCCTTCAAGATCGCCGGCAAGCTCGCGTTCAAGGACGCCATCCTCAAGGCGAAGCCGGTGTTGCTCGAGCCCATCGTGAACGTGGAAGTGACAGTCCCGGCGTCAAACGTTGGAGATATCACCGGCGATCTGGCCCAGCGGCGCGGCCGGCCGACCGGCCAGGAGATGCTGCCCGGTGATCTGGCGTTGATTTCTGCGGAGGTGCCGCTGGCGAAGCTGTCGGATTACCACTCTCGTCTCAGCTCGATCACGGGGGGCAAGGGCAGCTACTCGATGGAGTTCTCGCATTACGAAAACGTACCGTCGATGGAGGCGCAGGCCGTCATCTCGAAGTATCAACCGAAGCAAACGGAAGAAGAGTGA
- a CDS encoding lysophospholipid acyltransferase family protein, with product MSRETAATMEQATRDKRPPDEGAAGTLSSSDAGGGPGGRELRGAESAAPSATLDPDAKPVPWFTAFRIATVRGFLVLWSRLFGLSGLYMLGRFFGTCEFLVDYNRRRRVVRKLTELLGDELTPGRRLAHARRYFMRIRCDKMFYTIMDRIPRAKLMNRIKLIDGHLIDEGLARGKGVYVALCHFGSHYIAGLMMSLLGYTVSGLRDPKESAVRRYIQQKYRETFPEVATMAVFPANSFPRQVYRRLQNNTLVASLIDPDRKRSENAKWTTVTMFGAERELLAGPLQIAFRCGATTLQGFVVSRKNFYYQLIVKPPLVEPGTERDDDDSIRQAAQRYAVQVEKFARKYPHHIMNI from the coding sequence GTGAGTCGGGAAACGGCGGCAACAATGGAGCAGGCCACTCGCGATAAACGCCCGCCGGACGAGGGTGCGGCCGGAACCCTGTCCTCAAGCGATGCGGGGGGCGGCCCCGGGGGGCGGGAACTGCGCGGTGCCGAGTCTGCGGCACCATCTGCGACGCTGGATCCGGATGCGAAGCCGGTGCCGTGGTTTACGGCGTTCCGGATTGCGACGGTTCGCGGGTTTCTGGTGCTCTGGTCGCGGTTGTTCGGCTTGTCAGGTCTGTACATGCTGGGCCGGTTCTTCGGCACGTGCGAGTTTCTTGTTGATTACAACCGTCGCCGGCGCGTCGTGCGGAAGCTGACCGAGCTGCTCGGTGATGAACTCACTCCTGGACGCCGGCTCGCCCACGCGCGGCGTTACTTCATGCGGATTCGCTGCGACAAGATGTTCTACACCATCATGGATCGAATCCCCCGCGCGAAACTGATGAATCGCATCAAGTTGATTGACGGCCACCTGATCGATGAGGGTCTGGCTCGGGGCAAGGGCGTGTATGTGGCGTTGTGTCATTTCGGATCGCATTACATCGCCGGCCTGATGATGTCGCTTCTCGGCTACACGGTGTCGGGCTTGCGCGATCCGAAGGAAAGTGCGGTACGTCGCTACATCCAGCAGAAGTATCGCGAGACATTTCCGGAAGTTGCAACGATGGCGGTTTTTCCCGCGAATTCGTTTCCGCGTCAAGTCTATCGGCGATTGCAGAACAACACGTTGGTGGCGAGCCTGATTGACCCTGACAGGAAGCGAAGCGAAAACGCCAAATGGACCACCGTGACCATGTTCGGAGCGGAACGGGAATTGCTGGCGGGTCCTTTGCAGATCGCGTTTCGGTGCGGGGCGACCACGTTGCAGGGCTTCGTGGTATCGCGAAAGAACTTCTATTACCAACTGATCGTCAAGCCGCCGCTGGTGGAGCCGGGGACGGAGCGGGACGACGATGATTCGATACGGCAGGCGGCGCAGCGCTATGCGGTGCAGGTCGAGAAATTCGCCCGGAAATATCCGCATCACATCATGAACATCTAA
- a CDS encoding HAMP domain-containing histidine kinase, giving the protein MAMENGLERGLAMSPVSATEPAARKEPAAASELFERHLASLESQFGDLQRQVQQLQRMASVGTMTAVLAHEINNLLTPIITYTKYAMSKDDVGLLRTAVEKSNKNAAKLAALCRRMLGYSGGGPGCAASALPVRSLLVEAVETVGRDLSKDQIALTIDAPDELRVQCDAGAIEQVLFNLVINAWQAMADRAGRLTLTAFSIDEDRVSIEVSDTGTGISPEHLPRVFEPFFTTKGSASKSFLRGSGLGLHVCRQLINEQGGTIDVRSRPGEGTTFTVTLPRASDQGDAS; this is encoded by the coding sequence ATGGCAATGGAGAATGGGTTGGAGCGAGGTCTGGCGATGTCACCGGTCTCCGCGACCGAGCCGGCCGCGCGCAAGGAACCGGCCGCCGCCAGCGAACTGTTCGAGCGACATCTCGCTTCGCTGGAAAGTCAATTCGGTGACCTTCAGCGACAAGTGCAGCAGCTTCAGCGAATGGCTTCGGTCGGCACGATGACGGCCGTGCTCGCGCACGAGATCAATAATCTGCTTACGCCGATAATCACATACACGAAGTATGCCATGTCGAAGGATGATGTGGGGCTGCTGCGTACCGCCGTTGAAAAATCGAACAAGAACGCGGCCAAGCTGGCGGCATTGTGTCGGCGGATGCTGGGCTATTCGGGCGGCGGACCCGGTTGTGCTGCGTCGGCGCTGCCGGTCCGATCGCTGCTCGTCGAGGCCGTAGAGACGGTCGGGCGCGACCTGTCCAAGGATCAGATCGCGCTCACGATTGATGCGCCGGATGAACTGCGGGTGCAGTGCGATGCCGGCGCGATCGAGCAGGTGCTGTTCAACCTGGTGATAAACGCGTGGCAGGCGATGGCGGATCGTGCCGGTAGGTTGACACTAACCGCCTTTTCGATCGATGAGGATCGGGTGTCGATCGAGGTGTCAGACACGGGAACCGGCATTTCGCCGGAGCATCTGCCGCGCGTGTTCGAGCCGTTCTTCACGACCAAGGGCAGTGCGTCGAAATCGTTTCTCCGTGGTTCCGGGCTGGGACTGCACGTGTGCCGTCAGTTGATCAATGAGCAGGGCGGAACGATCGATGTGCGCAGCAGGCCGGGCGAGGGGACAACCTTCACGGTGACGCTGCCGCGTGCGAGTGATCAGGGCGACGCGAGTTGA
- a CDS encoding DUF3488 domain-containing protein, whose protein sequence is MKPLSRMHLALLALVMINILPAVEAEDSWGVFAIAFASAVLSCIWFRFSRKAPAPKPVIILGVTAATVYLIYEMFYQDQEQTVHIIDLAHFIIFLGCCKFFDFQNYRDAGLLAMISFLLMVISAFVTASPLFAMAAIIDITFGLSWLLHFHTRREADAVNRRQALALSRALGRLPDRLPAETAPQHPELIEQPAEFRGVGIKRAVALSSAFIALSAACLFIVVPRGWRGGIFSRMHGLVPASVTGFSDAVELHNNLITEDETTVMRARFFIGSEPITDVDFQPYLRGLTFDRYFRGKWQRTPSVYPRVLAEATRDAPLPIIELRRDADMSRLIRQEIWLESLGSGVLFGIYPPLVFGSDDVGRIRVDRKDLVIEANSSSRKAAYYTIWSSDEPIFRLLNTTLRRPQSPRDGQSTIPRRVEELARTFVPSGVDTNDPQTHESIARAIRDYLSEKPFEYTLDRRDATRSAEPIIDFLFETRRGHCEYFASAMTLMCQALGMQARLVTGYHGGELNEVGGFYQFRRRDAHAWVEVWLPEQSWTAFDPTPPSTDGARRDRTTLWADINRFLEFLEFKWSTTIVSFDERSRAELADGIAAWLDALLHGHDGNRSVADLFAGLLWGPEFLAVWQRTLYWLLLLLCIALIVVALRVLWIVSLMLREYLPKGKLRPRAIIRKADARFYDRLIVLLENKGHVKPATATPREFAERLSRSNHDLAMVPEIVDWFYEVQYGGHTLGRSRLERVREFLRRLREDPSFGAA, encoded by the coding sequence ATGAAGCCGCTCAGCCGTATGCATCTGGCGCTGCTCGCCCTCGTCATGATCAACATTCTGCCCGCCGTCGAGGCCGAGGATTCGTGGGGCGTCTTCGCCATCGCCTTCGCATCGGCCGTGCTCAGTTGCATCTGGTTTCGATTCAGCCGCAAGGCGCCGGCGCCGAAGCCCGTCATCATCCTTGGCGTCACCGCGGCAACCGTCTATCTCATCTACGAAATGTTCTATCAGGACCAGGAGCAGACGGTCCACATCATTGATCTTGCACACTTCATCATCTTCCTCGGTTGCTGCAAATTCTTCGATTTCCAGAACTATCGCGACGCGGGACTCCTCGCGATGATCTCGTTTCTCCTCATGGTCATCAGTGCCTTCGTCACGGCCAGCCCGCTCTTCGCGATGGCCGCAATCATTGACATCACATTCGGACTGTCCTGGCTGCTCCACTTTCACACGCGACGCGAGGCCGATGCGGTCAATCGCCGGCAGGCGCTCGCGCTGAGTCGCGCGCTGGGCCGGCTTCCTGATCGGCTTCCCGCGGAGACCGCGCCGCAGCATCCGGAGTTGATTGAACAACCTGCGGAGTTTCGCGGCGTGGGTATCAAGCGGGCCGTTGCACTCTCATCCGCCTTCATCGCACTAAGCGCGGCGTGCCTTTTCATCGTCGTGCCCCGGGGTTGGCGCGGCGGAATCTTCAGCCGCATGCACGGACTTGTACCCGCATCCGTAACCGGCTTCAGCGACGCCGTCGAGCTTCACAATAACCTCATCACCGAAGACGAAACCACCGTCATGCGCGCCCGGTTCTTCATCGGCAGCGAACCGATCACCGATGTTGACTTTCAACCATATCTCCGCGGACTCACGTTTGATCGGTACTTTCGGGGAAAGTGGCAACGGACGCCGTCGGTCTATCCGCGCGTCCTGGCCGAGGCCACGCGCGACGCGCCGCTGCCCATCATCGAGTTGCGTCGCGATGCGGATATGTCGAGACTCATCAGGCAGGAAATCTGGCTCGAATCCCTTGGAAGCGGCGTGCTCTTCGGAATCTACCCGCCTCTGGTCTTCGGATCGGACGACGTCGGCCGAATTCGCGTCGACCGAAAAGACCTCGTCATCGAGGCGAATTCCAGCTCGCGCAAGGCGGCGTACTACACGATCTGGTCGTCGGACGAGCCGATCTTCCGGCTGCTCAATACGACGCTCCGCCGGCCGCAATCGCCGCGCGACGGTCAATCCACCATCCCACGCCGTGTCGAGGAGTTGGCCCGGACCTTCGTGCCTTCCGGCGTCGATACCAATGATCCGCAGACGCACGAATCGATCGCTCGCGCCATTCGGGACTACCTCAGCGAAAAACCCTTCGAGTACACGCTCGACCGGCGCGACGCCACGCGATCCGCCGAACCGATCATCGATTTTCTATTTGAGACCCGCCGCGGCCACTGCGAGTACTTCGCTTCCGCCATGACGCTCATGTGCCAGGCGCTCGGCATGCAGGCCCGGCTTGTCACCGGCTATCACGGTGGCGAACTCAACGAAGTCGGAGGCTTCTATCAGTTCCGCCGGCGAGACGCCCACGCCTGGGTCGAAGTGTGGCTGCCCGAGCAAAGCTGGACCGCATTCGATCCGACCCCGCCCTCCACTGACGGCGCCCGGCGGGATCGCACAACGCTTTGGGCGGATATCAATCGGTTCCTTGAGTTTCTGGAATTCAAATGGTCCACCACCATCGTTTCCTTCGATGAACGAAGTCGCGCCGAACTGGCTGACGGCATCGCCGCGTGGCTCGATGCCCTTCTGCACGGCCATGACGGAAACCGCAGCGTCGCTGACCTCTTTGCCGGCCTGCTCTGGGGGCCGGAGTTTCTCGCCGTGTGGCAGCGCACGCTCTACTGGCTGCTTCTTCTGCTGTGCATCGCACTCATCGTCGTGGCGTTGCGCGTGCTGTGGATCGTCTCGCTCATGCTGCGGGAATATCTGCCGAAGGGAAAGCTGCGCCCGCGAGCAATCATCCGCAAGGCGGACGCCCGATTCTACGATCGACTCATTGTCCTGCTTGAGAACAAAGGCCATGTCAAGCCGGCCACCGCGACGCCACGCGAGTTCGCCGAACGGCTATCGCGATCCAACCATGATCTCGCCATGGTGCCGGAAATCGTCGACTGGTTCTACGAAGTGCAATATGGCGGACACACCCTGGGGCGCTCCCGGCTCGAGCGCGTTCGTGAATTTCTGAGACGTCTGCGCGAGGATCCGTCGTTCGGCGCCGCCTGA
- a CDS encoding carboxypeptidase regulatory-like domain-containing protein, protein MTRIQKPFNGLLILSMLAGCSSPPQSTTAPSKPSTPTASNANDSASTPAGNDADSPASAELFGTAAIRGKVHFEGTRPVPKPLPMSGDAVCSRAAAVLDPSKIVNPDGTVPNVFVYIKQGISQRYPAPAEPVLLDQVGCMYVPHVFGIQVGQTLTIRNSDPTAHNVHSLATKNNKFNFAQPTAGMTRNEKFTREEIMVKVKCDVHGWMSTYAGVLNHPFFAVTSDTGEFEITRLPAGQYTVEIWHETFQKQQSQITLKAGETADLNFTYGKVSQP, encoded by the coding sequence ATGACACGCATCCAAAAACCCTTCAACGGCCTGCTCATCCTTTCCATGCTCGCCGGATGCTCCAGCCCGCCGCAGAGCACGACCGCGCCGTCAAAGCCGTCAACGCCGACCGCATCAAATGCCAATGACTCGGCATCTACTCCGGCAGGCAACGATGCGGACAGTCCGGCATCGGCCGAGCTGTTCGGCACGGCCGCCATTCGCGGCAAAGTTCACTTCGAGGGCACGCGGCCGGTGCCCAAGCCCCTGCCCATGTCGGGCGACGCAGTCTGTTCACGCGCTGCGGCCGTTCTCGATCCGAGCAAGATCGTCAATCCTGACGGAACCGTTCCGAACGTTTTCGTGTACATCAAGCAGGGCATATCGCAGCGATATCCCGCCCCGGCCGAGCCGGTTCTGCTCGACCAGGTCGGGTGTATGTACGTGCCGCACGTTTTCGGGATTCAGGTCGGACAAACCCTCACCATACGCAACAGCGACCCGACCGCGCACAACGTTCACAGCCTCGCGACGAAGAACAACAAGTTCAATTTCGCACAGCCCACCGCCGGAATGACCCGCAACGAAAAATTCACCCGAGAAGAAATCATGGTGAAGGTGAAATGCGACGTTCACGGCTGGATGTCCACATACGCCGGTGTCCTCAATCACCCGTTCTTCGCCGTCACCAGCGATACCGGTGAATTCGAGATCACCCGCCTGCCCGCCGGACAATACACCGTCGAAATCTGGCACGAAACTTTCCAAAAGCAGCAGTCACAGATCACGCTCAAGGCCGGCGAAACGGCAGATCTGAATTTCACCTACGGCAAAGTGTCGCAGCCGTAG